Proteins co-encoded in one Apteryx mantelli isolate bAptMan1 chromosome 4, bAptMan1.hap1, whole genome shotgun sequence genomic window:
- the LOC136991800 gene encoding olfactory receptor 4S2-like translates to MEPRGEKIGFVVFLFFYIVIVAGNLLIVVTVVSSQSLNSPMYFFLCHLSIADLCFSSATAPKMIADFLVEKKTISFGGCMAQLFMGHISGGAEVFILTAMAYDRYFAICRPLHYTTLMTRRVCGWMVMGSWVGGFVHSLVQTLITVSLPFCGPNKIDHYCCDVHPLLQLACTDTYVVGVIDVANTGMISVVTFFILVTSYIVILFSLKRRTSEGRKKALSTCGSHITVVILFFGPCTFIYIRPSSSLSEDKKVAVFYTVITPMLNPLIYTLRNEEMKSAMRKLWNRKIWREKGEV, encoded by the exons atgg aaccaaggggtgagAAAATaggttttgtggtgtttttgttcttctatattgttatcgtggcaggaaatctgctcatcgttgtcactgtagttagcagtcagagtctgaactcccccatgtatttctttctctgccacctgtccattgcagatctttgcttctcgtctgccacagctcccaaaatgattgctgacttccttgttgagaagaaaaccatttcctttgggggttgcatggcacagctattcatgggacataTCTCTGGCggtgctgaggtcttcatcctcacagcaatggcctatgatcgctactttgccatatgcagacccctgcactacaccaccctcatgaccaggcgtgtgtgtggctggatggtgatgggttcatgggtggggggctttgtgcactccctggtgcagaccctcataactgttagcctccctttttgtggtcccaacaaaattgaccactactgttgtgatgtccatcccctactacaactggcctgtaccgacacctatgttgtgggcgtcattgacgttgccaatactggaatgatttctgtggtcactttcttcatcctggtcacgtcctacattgtcattttgttttccttgaaaaggcgaacgtccgaagggcggaagaaagccctctccacctgtgggtcccacattactgtggtgattctcttctttgggccatgcacattcatctacatacgcccatccagcagtctctcggaggacaagaaggtagctgtgttttacaccgtcatcacgcccatgctgaacccactcatctacacgctgagaaatgaggagatgaaaagtgccatgagaaaattgTGGAATAGAAAaatttggcgtgaaaagggtgaggtgtag